From Erwinia pyri, a single genomic window includes:
- the glmM gene encoding phosphoglucosamine mutase translates to MSNRKYFGTDGIRGKVGESPITPDFVLKLGWAAGKVLARNGSKKIIIGKDTRISGYMLESALEAGLAAAGLSAAFTGPMPTPAIAYLTRTFRAEAGIVISASHNPFDDNGIKFFSVEGTKLPDDVEEAIEAEMEKPITCVESAALGRASRIVDAAGRYIEFCKGTFPSELSLNGLKIVVDCANGATYHIAPNVLRELGATVITLGVTPDGMNINKECGATDVRQLQERVLAEKADIGLAYDGDGDRIMMVDHLGLKVDGDQILYIIAREGLRQGQLRGGVVGTLMSNMGLELALKQLGIPFARAKVGDRYVLEKLQEKGWRLGAENSGHVILLDKTTTGDGIVAGLQVLTAMVRNHMSLHDLCSGMKLLPQILVNVRFSGTTDPLEDETVKTITADVEKELKGRGRVLLRKSGTEPLIRVMVEGEDEALVTGLAHRIADAVKAV, encoded by the coding sequence ATGAGCAACCGTAAGTATTTTGGCACCGATGGTATCCGCGGCAAAGTGGGCGAATCTCCAATCACGCCTGATTTCGTCCTCAAGCTGGGCTGGGCTGCGGGGAAGGTGTTAGCGCGTAATGGCTCAAAGAAAATTATTATCGGTAAGGACACGCGTATCTCAGGCTATATGCTGGAATCGGCCTTAGAAGCTGGCCTGGCCGCCGCAGGGCTTTCCGCTGCCTTTACCGGCCCTATGCCTACGCCAGCCATCGCCTACCTGACCCGTACCTTCCGTGCAGAGGCGGGCATTGTCATCTCCGCTTCACACAATCCTTTTGACGATAACGGCATCAAATTTTTCTCTGTGGAAGGCACGAAATTGCCCGATGACGTAGAAGAAGCGATCGAAGCGGAAATGGAAAAGCCGATCACCTGCGTGGAGTCTGCGGCGCTGGGTCGTGCCAGCCGTATTGTCGATGCCGCTGGCCGTTACATTGAATTCTGCAAAGGCACCTTCCCCAGCGAGCTTAGCCTCAATGGCCTGAAGATTGTGGTGGACTGCGCAAATGGCGCGACCTACCACATTGCGCCTAATGTCCTGCGTGAGCTTGGCGCCACCGTTATCACTCTCGGCGTAACGCCTGACGGCATGAACATCAACAAAGAGTGTGGTGCCACCGACGTACGCCAGCTTCAGGAACGCGTCCTGGCCGAAAAGGCAGACATTGGTCTGGCCTACGATGGCGATGGTGACCGCATCATGATGGTGGACCACCTGGGTCTCAAAGTGGACGGTGACCAGATCCTCTACATTATCGCCCGCGAAGGCCTCCGTCAGGGACAGCTGCGCGGCGGCGTGGTAGGTACGCTGATGAGCAACATGGGGCTTGAGCTGGCGCTGAAACAGCTGGGGATTCCGTTTGCAAGAGCCAAAGTGGGTGACCGCTATGTGCTGGAGAAGCTGCAGGAGAAAGGGTGGCGACTCGGTGCAGAGAACTCCGGTCACGTTATCCTGCTGGATAAAACCACCACAGGTGATGGCATTGTAGCCGGTTTGCAGGTACTGACTGCGATGGTGCGTAATCATATGAGCCTGCACGACCTGTGTAGTGGTATGAAGCTGCTGCCACAAATTCTGGTTAACGTGCGCTTTAGCGGCACTACTGACCCACTTGAGGACGAAACGGTAAAAACAATTACCGCCGATGTGGAAAAAGAGTT